The proteins below come from a single Acidovorax sp. NCPPB 4044 genomic window:
- a CDS encoding branched-chain amino acid ABC transporter substrate-binding protein, whose product MSLLNTAVLAIAGLAATGLHAQERVRVGFMSPVTGPQAANGVDNRDGALLAIKEINARGIQVGGKPVVFELDVNDDGADPKQGVQIAQTLADKKIRFVLGPYNSGVAMPASRVLADAGIVAFTVASNPKITQQGHANLFRIGASDNQLGTKMAVYAAQDLKVKTVAVIDDRTAYGQGVAREFTEEAKRQGIKVVTNEFTTDKATDFTAILTNVRGSRADAVFYGGYSPQGGPMVRQMRSLGINVPLLGGDGICSSETANLSQVAGDLNVYCTQGGSMLDRSDKGRKFVERYRAEYKRDPLTYAAAFYDGMHLLASAIEAAQTTTDAKKIIDRVAKGQYAGVTGEFAYDDKHDLRSSAVTVFTFKGKEVVPLKSL is encoded by the coding sequence ATTTCGCTGCTCAACACAGCCGTGCTCGCGATCGCGGGCCTCGCGGCGACCGGCCTCCATGCCCAGGAGCGCGTACGCGTGGGCTTCATGAGCCCCGTGACCGGGCCGCAGGCGGCCAACGGCGTCGACAACCGCGACGGCGCGCTGCTCGCCATCAAGGAGATCAACGCCCGGGGCATCCAGGTGGGCGGCAAGCCCGTGGTGTTCGAGCTGGACGTCAACGACGACGGGGCCGACCCGAAACAGGGCGTGCAGATCGCGCAGACCCTGGCGGACAAGAAGATCCGCTTCGTGCTGGGCCCCTACAACTCGGGCGTGGCCATGCCGGCCTCGCGCGTGCTGGCGGATGCGGGCATCGTGGCGTTCACGGTGGCCTCCAATCCGAAGATCACCCAGCAGGGCCATGCCAACCTGTTCCGCATCGGCGCCAGCGACAACCAGCTCGGCACCAAGATGGCCGTCTACGCCGCGCAGGACCTGAAGGTGAAGACCGTGGCCGTCATCGACGACCGCACGGCCTACGGCCAGGGCGTGGCCCGCGAGTTCACCGAAGAAGCCAAGCGCCAGGGCATCAAGGTGGTGACCAACGAGTTCACCACCGACAAGGCCACGGATTTCACGGCCATCCTGACCAACGTGCGCGGCTCCAGGGCCGATGCGGTGTTCTACGGCGGCTACTCGCCCCAGGGCGGCCCGATGGTGCGCCAGATGCGGTCGCTGGGCATCAACGTGCCCCTGCTGGGTGGCGACGGCATCTGCTCTTCGGAGACGGCCAACCTCTCGCAGGTGGCGGGTGACCTCAACGTCTACTGCACGCAGGGCGGCTCCATGCTGGACCGCAGCGACAAGGGCCGGAAGTTCGTCGAGCGCTACCGCGCCGAATACAAACGCGACCCGCTGACCTATGCCGCAGCCTTCTACGACGGCATGCACCTGCTGGCATCGGCCATCGAGGCGGCGCAGACCACCACGGACGCGAAGAAGATCATCGACCGAGTGGCCAAGGGCCAGTACGCCGGCGTGACCGGCGAATTCGCCTATGACGACAAGCACGACCTGCGCTCGTCCGCCGTGACGGTGTTCACCTTCAAGGGCAAGGAAGTCGTGCCCCTCAAGAGCCTGTAA
- a CDS encoding short-chain fatty acyl-CoA regulator family protein — protein sequence MRKTFMGVKLRKLRSERGLSQIALAQALGLSPSYLNQLEQNQRPLTVSVLLKLNKALGIDIQQFSEDEESRLIAGLREAFSDAAEPISLPEMQEVAAQMPALGRSVIAMHRRRLEMQEQLELLSLRLGDGRTDGGPIGAMPFEAVRDFFFAHQNYFDGLDRAAERCAGEAGLHGAALAPWLIERLARHGIRVDHADGPHHGKRRFDAAARCLTLSPSLDEAQRAFQMATQWALVECGSIIEPLVRAPQFGSDPAARKLARIGLANYFAGALLLPYGAFLAAAQALRYDIELLQQRFNVGFETVCHRLSTLQRPGAPGVPFFFIRVDRAGNISKRQSATHFHFSRTGGTCPLWNVYEAFAQPERTLAQLSSMPDGRRYLWIARTVSRGQHGYGSPRQTFSIGLGCDIRHAPRLVYAKGLDLQDPAAATPIGMGCKVCEREACPQRAFPYVGRALDVDENHSGFSPYGSTS from the coding sequence ATGAGAAAGACCTTCATGGGGGTGAAATTGCGAAAGCTGCGGTCGGAACGCGGTCTTTCCCAGATCGCCCTGGCCCAGGCTCTGGGCCTGTCGCCCAGCTACCTCAACCAGCTGGAGCAGAACCAGCGGCCGTTGACGGTGTCGGTCCTGCTGAAGCTGAACAAGGCGCTGGGCATCGACATACAGCAGTTCTCGGAAGACGAAGAATCACGCCTGATCGCAGGGCTGCGCGAGGCGTTTTCCGATGCCGCGGAGCCCATCTCCCTGCCGGAAATGCAGGAGGTCGCCGCGCAGATGCCCGCCCTGGGCCGCAGCGTCATCGCCATGCACCGGCGCCGGCTCGAAATGCAGGAACAGCTCGAACTCCTGTCGCTGCGGTTGGGTGACGGCCGCACGGACGGCGGCCCGATCGGGGCCATGCCTTTCGAAGCCGTGCGGGACTTCTTCTTCGCCCACCAGAATTATTTCGACGGGCTGGACCGGGCTGCCGAGCGTTGCGCTGGCGAAGCGGGGTTGCACGGCGCCGCGCTGGCCCCCTGGCTGATCGAGCGGCTGGCCCGGCACGGCATCCGTGTCGACCACGCGGACGGTCCGCACCACGGCAAGCGCCGGTTCGATGCGGCTGCGCGCTGCCTGACGCTGTCGCCCAGCCTGGATGAAGCGCAGCGCGCATTCCAGATGGCCACGCAGTGGGCGCTCGTCGAATGTGGGTCGATCATCGAACCGCTGGTGCGCGCGCCCCAGTTCGGCAGCGACCCGGCCGCCCGGAAGCTCGCGCGCATCGGCCTGGCGAACTACTTCGCGGGAGCGCTGCTCCTGCCCTACGGAGCCTTCCTTGCCGCGGCACAGGCGCTCCGGTACGACATCGAGCTGCTGCAGCAGCGGTTCAACGTCGGCTTCGAGACGGTCTGCCACCGCCTGAGCACGCTGCAGAGGCCGGGGGCCCCGGGCGTGCCGTTCTTCTTCATCCGCGTGGACCGGGCAGGCAACATCTCCAAGCGGCAGTCGGCCACCCATTTCCATTTCAGCCGCACCGGCGGAACGTGCCCGCTGTGGAACGTCTACGAGGCCTTCGCGCAGCCCGAGCGCACCCTGGCCCAGCTCTCGAGCATGCCGGACGGCCGGCGTTACCTGTGGATCGCGCGCACGGTGTCCCGCGGCCAGCACGGATACGGCTCGCCGCGCCAGACCTTTTCGATCGGTCTGGGCTGCGACATCCGGCACGCGCCGCGGCTGGTCTATGCCAAGGGTCTGGACCTCCAGGACCCCGCCGCGGCGACGCCCATCGGCATGGGCTGCAAGGTGTGCGAGCGCGAAGCGTGCCCGCAGCGCGCATTTCCTTACGTGGGCCGGGCGCTGGACGTGGACGAGAACCACAGCGGGTTCTCGCCGTACGGGTCCACCTCGTGA
- a CDS encoding acyl-CoA thioesterase, translated as MATPPGTVELRELVLPCMANHHGTLFAGQGLQLMAKAAFLAARSLAQREVVMAAVTSAGFFEPLPIGCELALHGWVSRVGRTSMTVCVNGTAMQWGVPGKDVLKGVFQMVAVDSQGKPAAVDGCYLNPEATP; from the coding sequence ATGGCAACACCTCCAGGCACCGTCGAACTGCGTGAACTCGTGCTTCCGTGCATGGCGAATCACCATGGCACCTTGTTTGCAGGACAGGGGCTCCAACTGATGGCCAAGGCGGCCTTCCTGGCGGCACGAAGCCTGGCGCAGCGGGAAGTCGTCATGGCTGCCGTGACCAGCGCCGGCTTTTTCGAGCCCCTTCCCATCGGTTGCGAACTGGCGTTGCATGGCTGGGTCAGCCGGGTGGGGCGGACGTCCATGACGGTCTGCGTCAACGGCACAGCGATGCAATGGGGCGTTCCGGGCAAGGACGTGCTGAAGGGGGTGTTCCAGATGGTGGCTGTGGATTCCCAGGGGAAACCCGCCGCAGTCGATGGTTGTTATCTGAACCCGGAGGCCACTCCATGA